A portion of the Collinsella aerofaciens genome contains these proteins:
- a CDS encoding DUF4867 family protein — protein MHIYSVSDPEFKSYGRVWDDVPSNLTAPLVEALAATPIPEGSKYVASAPELEGVKDAGKLGFLMFGGRPFQLGWCNGHNTQLNCLEYHRASEFNLGARDFILLVAHRWEIEDGKLDTACVKAFRVPAGKVVEVFNTTLHYTPCMVDDGGFQVMVALPAGTNGPRPEAAADMPAVGDSYCYWKADKWVLCHADSPKAAEGGYVGLVGKNLDITCD, from the coding sequence ATGCATATCTACTCTGTATCAGATCCCGAGTTCAAATCCTATGGTCGAGTGTGGGATGACGTGCCGTCCAACCTGACCGCCCCGCTTGTCGAGGCGCTTGCGGCCACGCCCATCCCCGAGGGCAGCAAGTACGTAGCAAGTGCGCCGGAGCTCGAGGGCGTCAAGGATGCCGGCAAACTGGGCTTTCTCATGTTTGGCGGCCGCCCCTTCCAGCTCGGCTGGTGCAACGGCCACAACACGCAGCTCAACTGCCTGGAGTATCACCGCGCCAGCGAGTTTAACCTGGGCGCCCGCGACTTTATCCTGCTCGTGGCGCATCGCTGGGAGATCGAGGACGGCAAGCTCGACACCGCGTGCGTCAAGGCGTTCCGCGTGCCGGCGGGCAAGGTCGTCGAAGTCTTCAACACCACGCTTCACTACACGCCCTGCATGGTCGACGACGGCGGCTTCCAAGTGATGGTTGCGCTGCCCGCCGGCACCAATGGTCCGCGCCCCGAGGCCGCAGCCGACATGCCCGCGGTCGGCGACAGCTACTGCTACTGGAAGGCCGACAAGTGGGTTCTCTGCCACGCCGACAGCCCCAAGGCTGCCGAGGGCGGCTACGTGGGTCTCGTCGGCAAGAACCTCGACATCACCTGCGACTAG
- a CDS encoding 6-phospho-beta-glucosidase, which produces MAFRKDFLWGGATAANQCEGAYDVDGRGLANVDVVPHGKDRFPVCLGDLKMLECDADHYYPAHGAIDFYHHYKEDIALFAEMGFKTFRMSLAWTRIFPNGDETEPNEAGLAFYEDVFRECKKYGIEPLVTITHFDCPIHLIKEYGGWRNRKLIDFYKNLATVLFTRYKGLVKYWLTFNEINMILHLPFMGAGLVFEEGENREEAKFIAAHNELVASAWATKIAREIDPDAMIGCMLAAGTYYPYSCRPGDVRAAQLDNQQNYFFVDVQSRGYYPAWALKKFEREGIDVGMTDEDKQILAENTVDFISFSYYSTRCSAGVDNPDVERTQGNAFAGAKNPYLQESQWGWAIDPMGFRITLNDMYDRYQKPLFVVENGLGAKDVVEEDGSINDDYRIDYLRQHIQAMRDAVTEDGVDLMGYTSWGCIDLVSASTGEMSKRYGFIYVDRDDAGNGTLKRSKKKSFDWYKKVIASNGEDLS; this is translated from the coding sequence ATGGCTTTCCGTAAAGACTTCCTGTGGGGCGGCGCGACGGCTGCCAACCAGTGCGAGGGCGCTTACGATGTGGATGGCCGCGGCCTGGCCAACGTGGACGTGGTCCCGCACGGCAAGGACCGCTTCCCGGTCTGCCTCGGTGACCTCAAGATGCTCGAATGCGATGCCGACCATTATTATCCGGCGCACGGAGCCATCGACTTCTATCACCACTACAAGGAGGACATCGCCCTCTTTGCCGAGATGGGCTTTAAGACCTTCCGCATGAGCCTGGCCTGGACCCGTATCTTCCCCAACGGTGACGAGACCGAGCCCAACGAGGCCGGTCTGGCCTTCTACGAGGACGTGTTCCGCGAGTGCAAGAAGTATGGCATCGAGCCGCTCGTGACCATCACGCACTTCGACTGCCCGATCCACCTCATCAAGGAGTACGGCGGCTGGCGCAACCGCAAGCTCATCGACTTCTACAAGAACCTCGCGACGGTGCTCTTCACCCGCTACAAGGGCCTGGTCAAGTATTGGCTCACCTTCAACGAGATCAATATGATTCTGCACCTGCCGTTTATGGGCGCCGGTCTGGTCTTTGAGGAGGGCGAGAACCGCGAGGAGGCCAAGTTCATCGCTGCGCACAACGAGCTCGTGGCGAGCGCCTGGGCCACCAAGATCGCCCGCGAGATCGACCCCGACGCGATGATCGGCTGCATGCTTGCCGCCGGCACCTACTACCCCTACAGCTGCCGTCCGGGCGACGTACGCGCCGCACAGCTCGATAACCAGCAGAACTACTTCTTTGTGGACGTTCAGAGCCGTGGCTACTATCCGGCGTGGGCACTCAAGAAGTTTGAGCGCGAGGGCATCGACGTGGGGATGACCGACGAGGACAAACAGATCCTTGCCGAGAACACGGTCGACTTTATCAGCTTTAGCTACTACAGCACCCGCTGCTCCGCCGGTGTCGACAACCCCGATGTCGAGAGGACCCAGGGCAACGCCTTCGCCGGTGCCAAGAACCCCTACCTGCAGGAGAGCCAGTGGGGCTGGGCAATCGACCCCATGGGCTTCCGCATCACGCTCAACGACATGTACGACCGCTATCAAAAGCCGCTGTTTGTGGTCGAGAATGGTTTGGGCGCCAAGGACGTTGTCGAAGAGGACGGCTCCATCAACGACGACTACCGCATCGATTACCTGCGCCAGCACATCCAGGCCATGCGTGATGCCGTGACCGAGGACGGCGTGGACCTGATGGGCTACACATCCTGGGGCTGCATCGACCTGGTGAGTGCCTCGACGGGCGAGATGTCCAAGCGCTACGGCTTTATCTACGTCGACCGCGACGACGCGGGCAACGGCACTCTCAAGCGTTCCAAAAAGAAGAGCTTCGATTGGTACAAGAAGGTTATTGCTTCTAATGGTGAGGACCTTTCCTAA
- a CDS encoding histidine kinase N-terminal 7TM domain-containing protein, protein MPRFLVGITHQVYRHRVFAIAGAITVLFLMLLAVLPALFASDPKLSNAVPAYSEVSEEVVDALVHSSSLPLLVAAIIFSIWGISVYLRCLDYVLRRRLVAVATICALWMIEVILKYKSFTPFYATVLWYLYYVPMTLIPLLYQLCGLRLAGLEQHRAGRRYRSILWVVAILLIGFVLTNDFHRQVFHFDRASDTWSNDYTYGWGYFAVLVWTAFDFVAFFILVGRSSSFRIQRFSGTAALVLLGGAFFAISYALRVPWAWRLNFSLVYCVLCVVAMEICLDCGVIPSYHDIAGIFDTLPLDLKVLTRDLQEVYATPVSKPMPAGVCEELRAQEHGHAHAFAVASDPDVMYRAFPLLGGSALLAQDVSELNELNRELAHRRMELQRQNELLTADYDLKTHLADQEAETLLVQDVDQALARAFEEMYDLLSSLPPLTDEASSHERYRMLQRAKMLVAYCKRKGSLTLAQHGESGFDRDRIQLIANELASDLRTIDVDCASIIAIRRPMHASTVSALYDCVYDFAFFAYTTDHPALMYHLGDHDRCSVELRATLFSNDDEDLSQTPAAQELESALQGRNVAYRLEGESGQLRMIVLMPRAGE, encoded by the coding sequence ATGCCGCGATTCCTTGTTGGTATAACACATCAGGTGTACCGTCACCGCGTCTTTGCTATCGCCGGCGCCATCACCGTGCTGTTCCTCATGCTTTTGGCAGTCTTGCCGGCGCTGTTTGCCTCCGACCCCAAGCTTTCCAACGCCGTGCCCGCCTATAGCGAGGTGTCCGAAGAGGTCGTGGATGCGCTCGTCCACTCGAGCTCTCTCCCGTTGCTTGTCGCCGCAATTATATTTTCGATCTGGGGTATATCGGTCTATCTACGCTGTTTGGACTATGTGTTGCGCCGCCGCCTTGTTGCCGTTGCCACCATCTGCGCCCTCTGGATGATTGAGGTCATCCTCAAATACAAGTCGTTCACACCGTTCTATGCCACCGTGCTGTGGTACCTGTACTACGTGCCCATGACGCTCATTCCGCTGCTCTACCAGCTGTGCGGCCTGCGCCTTGCGGGGCTGGAACAACACCGTGCGGGCCGTCGCTATCGCAGCATCCTGTGGGTCGTGGCCATCCTACTTATCGGTTTTGTGCTCACCAACGATTTCCACCGGCAGGTATTCCACTTTGACCGTGCAAGCGACACCTGGAGCAACGATTACACGTACGGCTGGGGCTATTTCGCCGTCTTAGTGTGGACGGCCTTTGACTTCGTGGCCTTTTTTATCCTGGTTGGTCGGTCCTCATCCTTTCGCATCCAGCGTTTCTCGGGCACGGCGGCGCTCGTACTGCTGGGTGGCGCATTCTTTGCCATCTCGTATGCTCTGCGCGTGCCCTGGGCATGGAGGCTCAACTTTTCGCTCGTCTATTGCGTCTTGTGCGTGGTGGCGATGGAAATCTGTCTCGATTGCGGTGTCATTCCGTCATATCACGACATTGCTGGCATCTTCGATACCTTGCCGCTCGACCTCAAAGTTCTAACGCGCGACCTGCAGGAAGTCTATGCCACACCGGTGTCGAAGCCAATGCCGGCGGGCGTGTGCGAAGAGCTTCGGGCCCAGGAACACGGGCATGCCCATGCCTTTGCCGTGGCGTCCGATCCCGATGTAATGTATCGCGCCTTTCCACTGCTGGGCGGATCGGCCCTGCTTGCCCAAGACGTGTCGGAGCTCAACGAGCTTAACCGTGAACTGGCACATCGTCGCATGGAGCTGCAGCGCCAAAATGAGCTGCTCACGGCCGACTACGATCTTAAGACGCATCTGGCAGATCAAGAGGCCGAGACCTTGCTAGTCCAAGACGTGGACCAGGCGCTTGCCCGCGCGTTCGAAGAGATGTACGACCTGCTGAGCTCGCTGCCACCGTTGACCGACGAGGCGTCTTCACACGAGCGTTACCGCATGCTGCAGCGCGCCAAGATGCTCGTCGCCTATTGCAAGCGCAAAGGGTCGCTCACGTTGGCGCAGCACGGGGAGAGCGGTTTTGATCGCGACCGCATTCAACTCATTGCCAATGAGCTCGCAAGCGACCTGCGCACCATCGATGTCGATTGCGCTTCGATTATCGCCATACGGCGCCCGATGCACGCCAGTACGGTAAGCGCCCTGTACGACTGCGTGTATGACTTTGCGTTTTTTGCCTACACCACCGACCATCCGGCGCTTATGTATCACTTGGGCGACCATGACCGGTGCAGTGTCGAGCTGCGCGCCACGCTTTTTTCCAACGATGATGAAGATCTTTCGCAGACGCCCGCTGCGCAAGAGCTCGAAAGCGCTCTGCAAGGGCGCAACGTGGCATACCGCCTTGAGGGCGAGTCCGGCCAGCTGCGCATGATCGTCTTGATGCCGAGGGCGGGTGAGTGA
- a CDS encoding sensor histidine kinase, with protein MQISFILPQIVALDVVFALAACLQMIHVPLIASRRSSYNRKVICAYETSLVLHLMISALILFASSGSYLVAPLDVCARAMGGVLWLNAAIFAYGVVLMVHYRRPVMLAELLLVGAVTPPVVFAMGSVWAVVLIAEGAFFLFRSVAALLMDVRNRQEDITAFSTIETINVIPVGILYLDSRGRPLLMNRCMRKNLVELHMPTDLGDMSGTWNDLRKLSMQMPESSQSRVRINLDRFGEARVVVEVSPAEIRLFVHDDVMVSGRLFERIIGLDVTEYAHAHDRLAQANHLLELAGQELQAQIEEVKKVADNAAYLRMRARVHDVIGQRLSILHRYLEEGRLDDESLEQIDPLLRSIAADLRSGGDTEPAEQLGDIVHAFGLVSVQIDVEGELPSDVRVAAAFLQIIREASTNATKHAQAHRVHVRLWQEGTDADAVAHMTISNDGSPAPVSYREGTGIPGMRHVAQDLGGSLEVHATPPFTLTVSIPLNANDTSQRRNS; from the coding sequence ATGCAGATTTCGTTCATCCTTCCCCAAATCGTTGCGCTCGATGTTGTCTTTGCCCTGGCTGCGTGTCTGCAGATGATCCACGTCCCGCTCATCGCATCGCGCCGCTCGTCCTATAACCGTAAGGTGATTTGCGCCTACGAGACGAGCCTTGTGCTTCACCTGATGATTTCGGCGCTCATCTTATTCGCGTCGTCTGGCTCGTATCTGGTGGCGCCGCTTGACGTTTGCGCCAGGGCAATGGGCGGAGTGCTGTGGCTCAATGCCGCGATCTTTGCCTATGGCGTGGTCCTTATGGTGCACTATCGTCGCCCTGTCATGCTGGCCGAGCTGCTGCTTGTTGGCGCCGTGACACCGCCGGTGGTTTTTGCCATGGGCTCGGTGTGGGCCGTTGTCCTTATCGCAGAGGGAGCGTTCTTCCTGTTCCGTTCCGTCGCGGCGCTCTTGATGGACGTCCGTAACCGCCAGGAGGATATCACCGCGTTCTCGACGATCGAAACCATCAACGTGATTCCCGTGGGCATCCTGTATCTGGACTCGAGGGGCCGTCCACTGCTCATGAACCGCTGCATGCGCAAAAACCTGGTGGAGCTTCATATGCCCACCGACCTAGGCGATATGAGCGGTACATGGAACGACCTGCGCAAGCTCAGCATGCAAATGCCCGAAAGCAGCCAGAGCCGCGTGCGCATCAATTTGGACCGCTTTGGTGAGGCGCGCGTTGTGGTCGAGGTTTCTCCCGCCGAGATTCGCTTGTTTGTGCACGATGACGTTATGGTTTCTGGCCGCCTCTTCGAGCGCATTATCGGTTTGGATGTAACAGAGTACGCGCATGCTCACGATCGTTTGGCGCAAGCCAACCACCTGCTTGAGCTCGCGGGTCAAGAGCTCCAGGCCCAGATCGAGGAAGTCAAAAAAGTTGCCGACAATGCGGCCTACCTGCGCATGCGCGCTCGCGTGCACGACGTGATCGGGCAGCGCCTGTCCATCCTCCATCGCTATCTGGAGGAGGGGCGCCTGGATGACGAGTCACTCGAGCAGATCGACCCGCTGCTGCGCTCAATCGCTGCCGATCTGCGCAGCGGGGGCGACACCGAACCGGCAGAGCAACTGGGCGATATCGTCCATGCCTTTGGCCTGGTGAGCGTGCAGATCGATGTGGAGGGCGAGCTGCCAAGCGACGTGCGTGTCGCGGCAGCCTTTTTGCAGATTATCCGCGAGGCCTCGACCAATGCCACCAAGCATGCGCAGGCGCATCGGGTCCATGTGCGCTTGTGGCAGGAGGGGACGGATGCTGACGCCGTCGCGCACATGACGATTTCTAACGACGGGTCCCCGGCCCCCGTATCGTATCGCGAGGGAACGGGTATCCCAGGTATGAGGCATGTCGCGCAAGATCTGGGTGGCAGCCTAGAGGTCCACGCCACCCCGCCCTTTACGCTTACGGTATCCATTCCGCTTAACGCCAACGACACGTCCCAAAGGAGAAACTCATGA
- a CDS encoding response regulator transcription factor, with the protein MIRVLIVEDQAILRESLARSVGDQPDMTVVAAIADASEALGVALKERPDMILMDVCTEHDSNGIVAAARIKEQLPECRIIIMTGMPEITFVDQAREAGVDSFVYKNVGIDELFAVMRSTLAGYCTFPKPPESIFSGTAALDDVELSILRLACEGKSRREIAAELFMSEGTIKRRISEILSKTGYDNIMRLAVHAVTEGSIVPNMER; encoded by the coding sequence ATGATCCGCGTGTTAATTGTCGAAGATCAGGCCATCCTGCGCGAGAGCCTGGCGCGCTCCGTTGGCGACCAGCCCGATATGACCGTCGTTGCCGCGATCGCCGATGCCTCCGAGGCCTTGGGTGTCGCGCTCAAGGAGCGCCCGGACATGATACTGATGGACGTGTGCACCGAACACGATTCAAACGGCATCGTGGCGGCGGCACGCATCAAGGAGCAGCTGCCCGAGTGTCGCATCATTATCATGACAGGCATGCCCGAGATCACCTTTGTCGATCAGGCCCGCGAGGCGGGCGTCGATAGCTTTGTGTACAAGAACGTCGGTATCGACGAGCTGTTCGCCGTGATGCGCTCCACGTTGGCTGGCTACTGCACGTTTCCCAAGCCGCCCGAGAGCATTTTTTCGGGCACGGCAGCCCTCGACGATGTCGAGCTATCGATTTTGCGCCTTGCCTGCGAGGGCAAAAGTCGTCGCGAGATCGCGGCCGAGCTGTTTATGAGTGAGGGCACCATCAAGCGCCGCATCTCGGAGATCCTGAGCAAGACCGGCTACGACAACATCATGCGCCTGGCCGTGCATGCGGTGACCGAGGGTAGCATCGTTCCCAACATGGAGCGCTAA
- a CDS encoding SPFH domain-containing protein, with product MGLLKAGLGAAGGVMADQWKEFIYCESMPADVLACKGSKRTGGRSSNTRGEDNVISNGSVIAVNDGQGMLVVQNGKIIEVALEPGEFVFDTGSEPSVFSGNLGDSIKETFANIGSRFTFGGDAGKDQRVYFINTKEIIGNKYGTASPVPFRVVDNNIGLDVDISVRCNGEYSYRITNPLLFYTNVCGNVTDSYTRDKIDSQLKSELLTALQPAFAKISEMGIRYSAIPGHTTELARALNEVLSADWRDLRGVEIVSFGVNSIAASQEDEQMIKDLQKAAVMRDPTMAAANIASAQSDAMRAAAANPNGAMAGFMGMGMAGGMGGMNASQLFAAGQAQQQAAPQPAPAPAPAPAPAAAPAAGTWTCSCGATNTGKFCSECGSPAPAPAPAKWFCPNCGSENGGKFCSNCGTPRP from the coding sequence ATGGGACTCTTGAAAGCTGGATTGGGAGCTGCCGGCGGCGTCATGGCCGACCAGTGGAAGGAATTTATCTACTGCGAATCGATGCCTGCTGACGTCTTGGCCTGCAAGGGCAGCAAACGCACCGGTGGCCGCAGCTCCAACACGCGCGGCGAGGACAACGTCATCTCCAACGGCTCCGTCATCGCCGTCAACGACGGCCAGGGCATGCTCGTGGTGCAAAACGGCAAGATCATCGAAGTCGCACTGGAGCCCGGTGAGTTCGTCTTCGATACCGGCAGCGAGCCGAGCGTCTTTAGCGGCAACCTAGGCGATTCCATCAAGGAGACCTTCGCCAATATCGGCAGCCGCTTTACCTTTGGCGGCGACGCGGGCAAGGACCAGCGCGTCTACTTCATCAACACCAAGGAGATCATCGGCAACAAGTACGGCACCGCCTCGCCCGTGCCCTTCCGCGTGGTCGATAACAACATTGGCCTGGACGTTGACATCTCCGTGCGCTGCAACGGCGAGTACTCGTACCGCATCACCAACCCGCTGCTGTTCTACACCAACGTGTGCGGCAACGTGACCGATAGCTACACGCGCGACAAGATCGACAGCCAGCTTAAGTCCGAGCTGCTCACCGCCCTGCAGCCCGCCTTTGCCAAGATCTCGGAAATGGGCATCCGCTACAGCGCCATCCCCGGCCACACCACCGAGCTCGCCCGCGCGCTCAACGAGGTCCTCTCTGCCGATTGGCGTGACCTGCGCGGCGTCGAGATTGTGAGCTTTGGCGTCAACTCCATCGCCGCCTCACAAGAGGACGAGCAGATGATCAAGGATCTGCAGAAAGCCGCGGTCATGCGCGATCCCACCATGGCGGCAGCCAACATTGCCAGCGCCCAGAGCGACGCAATGCGCGCGGCAGCCGCCAATCCCAACGGCGCGATGGCAGGCTTTATGGGCATGGGCATGGCAGGTGGCATGGGCGGCATGAACGCCAGCCAGCTGTTCGCCGCCGGCCAGGCACAGCAGCAGGCCGCCCCGCAGCCGGCTCCGGCACCCGCCCCCGCACCGGCTCCTGCCGCTGCCCCCGCGGCCGGCACATGGACCTGCAGCTGCGGCGCCACCAACACCGGCAAGTTCTGCTCCGAGTGTGGCAGTCCCGCACCCGCCCCGGCACCGGCCAAGTGGTTCTGCCCCAACTGCGGCAGCGAAAACGGCGGCAAGTTCTGCAGCAACTGCGGAACGCCCAGGCCCTAG
- a CDS encoding DUF4428 domain-containing protein gives MGFFDKMFEKKECAICGTELGLLGKTKINEGYLCKECVGKLSPFFGGYRSSTADDIREQLAYREANAERLASFNPTRTLSAGRTNIMLDEDAGLLIITSQSRWRDANPDIIEFSQVLGCDMDIDEHRTEIYRETKDGERESYNPPRYDLDYDFNLTIHVNTPYFTEINLCVNDSTIDQRGSIEYREAKRQATEVRDALVQLRQETRDSVVAAKAPKTAVTCPFCGATTIPDASGRCEYCGGAIGA, from the coding sequence ATGGGCTTCTTTGACAAGATGTTCGAGAAGAAAGAGTGCGCGATTTGCGGTACCGAGCTGGGGCTTTTGGGAAAGACCAAGATCAACGAAGGCTACCTGTGCAAAGAGTGCGTCGGCAAGCTCTCCCCCTTCTTTGGCGGCTATCGTTCCAGCACCGCGGACGATATCCGCGAGCAACTCGCCTACCGCGAGGCCAATGCCGAACGCCTGGCGTCGTTCAACCCCACGCGCACACTCTCGGCCGGGCGCACCAACATTATGCTCGATGAGGACGCGGGCCTGCTGATCATCACTTCGCAGAGCCGCTGGCGCGACGCCAATCCCGACATCATCGAGTTCTCACAGGTACTCGGCTGCGATATGGATATCGACGAGCACCGGACCGAGATCTATCGCGAGACCAAGGACGGCGAGCGCGAGAGCTACAACCCGCCGCGCTACGACCTGGATTACGACTTTAATCTGACCATCCACGTCAACACGCCGTACTTTACCGAGATCAACCTGTGCGTGAACGACTCCACCATCGATCAGCGCGGGTCCATCGAGTACCGCGAGGCCAAGCGCCAGGCAACCGAAGTCCGCGATGCGCTGGTGCAGCTGCGCCAGGAAACGCGCGACAGCGTCGTGGCCGCCAAGGCCCCCAAGACCGCGGTCACCTGCCCCTTCTGCGGTGCAACCACCATTCCCGATGCCAGTGGGCGCTGCGAATACTGCGGCGGCGCCATCGGCGCATAG
- a CDS encoding PRD domain-containing protein, with translation MKVVKRINNNAVMCTDSKGRSVVAFGKGIAFAIDKETGDLPLAAIERTFYNVDEHYLALLEELSPRVLAVSAEIIQAADLELPYELSHNAVLALADHITFALQRAKRGITVQMPLAYDVAQMYPIEYKVGVFALRRIFDGLNVELAESEGVGIAMCLLNARLAPENEAETDAEAREDERLIGAIIARIEKTYGIEVDRHGFEFARFATHIHYLFGRIRTGEPMNTDGAELYGTVRGEMGRSAEVLDYACVLIEEHFGCQISDSEKLYVLMHIHRISHPRV, from the coding sequence GTGAAGGTCGTCAAGCGAATCAACAACAACGCAGTTATGTGCACCGACTCAAAGGGTCGAAGCGTCGTTGCGTTTGGCAAGGGCATCGCCTTCGCTATCGACAAGGAGACGGGCGACCTGCCGCTCGCCGCTATCGAGCGCACCTTCTACAACGTGGACGAACATTACCTGGCGCTTCTCGAAGAGCTATCGCCCCGCGTGCTCGCGGTCTCTGCCGAAATCATTCAGGCCGCCGACCTGGAGCTCCCCTACGAACTCAGTCACAACGCCGTGCTCGCCCTTGCAGACCACATTACTTTTGCCCTGCAGCGCGCCAAGCGCGGCATTACCGTGCAGATGCCGCTCGCCTATGACGTGGCGCAGATGTATCCCATCGAGTACAAGGTGGGCGTTTTTGCCCTCAGGCGCATCTTCGATGGCCTCAATGTGGAGCTTGCAGAGAGCGAGGGCGTGGGGATCGCCATGTGCCTGCTCAACGCGCGTCTGGCACCCGAGAACGAGGCCGAAACCGACGCCGAGGCCCGCGAGGATGAACGTCTCATTGGCGCTATCATCGCAAGGATCGAGAAAACCTACGGAATCGAGGTCGACCGCCACGGCTTTGAGTTTGCACGCTTCGCTACCCATATCCACTATTTGTTTGGGCGTATCCGTACCGGTGAGCCCATGAACACCGACGGCGCGGAGCTTTACGGAACCGTGCGCGGCGAGATGGGCCGTTCGGCTGAGGTTCTCGACTACGCCTGTGTCCTTATCGAGGAACATTTTGGATGCCAGATCAGCGACTCCGAGAAGCTATACGTGCTCATGCACATTCATCGTATCTCGCACCCCCGGGTGTAG
- a CDS encoding PTS transporter subunit EIIC, whose translation MADNKKIAEDVLAAVGGKENVSGVTHCMTRLRFTLKDNGIPDTNKVKKIKGVIGAQESGGQYQVIIGQNVPKVYDEVCAMGGFAKSAAIDENLDAPKQKLTPKVIGNNILNYLSGSMVALIPILMAGGLFKCIGTLIGPQVFNLVPETDPTYLLFYTYLFDAAMYLLPVYLGYSAAKKIGASPVLGMFCGGILICPDIVALAQSGETSLTVYGISAPLQNYQQTVLPILLSVAALYWVEKFFKKIVPDVLSTVFTPFFTMVVMVPIELIVLGPIGNELGNLLSAVLFGMAGTGIGFYIAMAIVGGLWQLFVLTGMHIAVIMPALATFMALGEDKFIFVASNFAMIAVWGAVFGAALRIRNKEEKALTFGYVISAILGGVTEPALFGCIMRFKRMIPCMVIGGAISGLLAGILGVTLGMPGANSNFLVFLGYLTPGMGNLINFGICFAVAFIVSAVLAFFFGITEADQAELDEE comes from the coding sequence ATGGCCGACAACAAGAAGATTGCCGAGGACGTGCTTGCAGCCGTCGGCGGCAAGGAGAACGTCTCGGGCGTGACGCACTGCATGACGCGTCTGCGTTTCACGCTCAAGGACAACGGTATCCCCGATACCAATAAGGTCAAGAAGATCAAGGGTGTCATCGGCGCCCAGGAGTCGGGCGGCCAGTACCAGGTCATCATCGGCCAGAACGTGCCCAAGGTCTATGACGAGGTGTGTGCAATGGGCGGCTTTGCCAAGAGCGCCGCAATCGACGAGAACCTCGATGCACCTAAGCAAAAGCTCACGCCCAAGGTGATCGGCAACAACATCCTCAACTACCTGTCCGGCTCCATGGTGGCGTTGATCCCCATCTTGATGGCCGGTGGCCTGTTCAAGTGTATCGGCACTCTCATCGGTCCGCAGGTCTTTAACCTGGTGCCCGAGACTGATCCCACCTACCTGCTGTTCTACACCTACCTGTTTGACGCGGCCATGTACCTGCTGCCGGTCTATCTGGGCTACAGCGCGGCCAAGAAGATCGGCGCCAGCCCCGTTCTCGGCATGTTCTGCGGCGGTATCCTCATCTGCCCCGACATCGTGGCGCTCGCCCAGAGCGGCGAGACCTCGCTCACGGTCTATGGCATCAGCGCTCCGCTGCAGAACTACCAGCAGACCGTCCTGCCGATCTTGCTTTCGGTCGCCGCACTCTACTGGGTCGAGAAGTTTTTTAAGAAGATTGTGCCGGACGTTCTGTCTACCGTCTTTACGCCGTTCTTTACGATGGTCGTTATGGTGCCCATCGAGCTTATCGTGCTTGGTCCTATCGGCAACGAGCTCGGTAACCTGCTCTCCGCCGTCCTCTTTGGTATGGCGGGCACCGGTATCGGCTTCTACATCGCCATGGCCATCGTCGGCGGCCTGTGGCAGCTGTTTGTCCTGACCGGTATGCACATCGCCGTGATCATGCCGGCTCTCGCCACCTTTATGGCGTTGGGCGAGGACAAGTTCATCTTTGTTGCGTCCAACTTTGCCATGATTGCTGTGTGGGGTGCTGTGTTTGGAGCCGCGTTGCGCATTCGCAATAAGGAGGAGAAGGCCCTGACCTTTGGTTATGTCATCTCGGCTATCCTCGGTGGCGTGACCGAGCCCGCGTTGTTTGGCTGCATCATGCGCTTTAAGCGTATGATTCCCTGCATGGTTATCGGCGGCGCCATCTCTGGTCTGCTCGCCGGCATTCTGGGCGTGACGCTGGGCATGCCTGGTGCTAACTCCAACTTCCTGGTGTTCCTGGGCTACCTCACCCCGGGCATGGGCAACCTCATCAACTTTGGCATCTGCTTTGCCGTGGCCTTTATCGTCTCCGCCGTGCTCGCCTTCTTCTTTGGCATCACCGAGGCCGACCAGGCCGAGCTTGACGAGGAGTAA